The following are encoded together in the Parabacteroides chongii genome:
- a CDS encoding patatin-like phospholipase family protein has product MTQESNHKTYKLGLALSGGGAKGFAHLGVFKLLEECGLKPDVIVGTSVGSLMGTLFADGYSADELKELFTGREFSEFAQLQIPKSGLFDSKRFRYFLKRHLRAKTFEELKIPMIVVATDLDNGESHEFKSGPIVDAVTASCSIPIIFSPVVINGVHYVDGGLFHNFPVSIIRDMCERVIGVNVSPLVPQKYKQTIFHIAERSYHYMFRANTLEDREMCDVLIEAEEFGMYKTFDLENVEQIARIGYDAAIRAFELVIQENKYETLVKAIVARKNNILLP; this is encoded by the coding sequence ATGACGCAAGAATCGAACCATAAGACCTATAAACTGGGATTGGCCTTGAGCGGAGGTGGCGCGAAAGGTTTTGCACACCTGGGAGTATTCAAGTTGCTGGAGGAGTGCGGATTGAAGCCGGATGTGATCGTTGGGACGAGCGTCGGATCGTTAATGGGTACCTTGTTTGCCGACGGTTATTCGGCGGATGAGTTGAAAGAACTCTTTACCGGTCGTGAATTCTCCGAATTTGCACAGCTTCAGATCCCCAAATCCGGATTGTTTGACAGCAAACGTTTCCGGTATTTTCTGAAACGCCATTTAAGAGCCAAGACGTTTGAAGAGCTGAAGATTCCTATGATAGTGGTAGCGACCGATCTCGATAACGGCGAAAGCCATGAGTTCAAGAGCGGACCTATCGTGGATGCGGTGACTGCCTCGTGCAGTATTCCGATCATTTTCAGCCCGGTGGTCATCAACGGAGTGCATTATGTGGATGGCGGCCTGTTCCATAACTTCCCGGTATCCATTATCCGCGATATGTGCGAGAGGGTGATCGGGGTGAATGTCAGTCCGCTTGTCCCCCAGAAATACAAGCAAACGATATTTCATATAGCAGAGCGTTCCTATCACTATATGTTCCGGGCGAATACGCTGGAAGACCGCGAAATGTGCGACGTACTGATCGAAGCGGAGGAATTTGGCATGTATAAAACCTTTGATCTGGAGAATGTGGAACAGATTGCACGTATCGGCTATGATGCGGCGATCCGGGCATTCGAACTGGTGATACAAGAGAATAAATATGAAACCCTGGTGAAAGCGATTGTGGCACGAAAGAATAATATACTCTTGCCATAG
- a CDS encoding alpha-amylase family glycosyl hydrolase has protein sequence MKQMDKMVIYQVFPRWFGNLRSSLVKNGSKDENGVGKFSAFSSTALAKIKELGTTHIWYTGVIEHATQTDYTAYQIRKDHADVVKGKAGSPYAIKDYYDIDPDLAENVQNRMKEFEALVKRTHEAGMKVIIDFVPNHVAREYYSDARMSYVEDLGQHDNTTKGFDRNNNFYYIPGCPLHLSFADSHGEYDYSEFPAKVTGNDCFSPAPGKNDWYETVKLNYGVDYVNGRTGYFDPIPNTWTKMLDILLYWADKGVDGFRCDMAEMVPVEFWNWVIPKVKEKHKVCFIAEVYNPAEYRNYIFNGHFDYLYDKVGLYDTVRAVMCNQAPASNISYCWQGLEGIQSNMLNFLENHDEQRVASYFFAGDARPGIPGMIVSAMMNTNPVMIYSGQELGEPGMDEEGFSGRDGRTTIFDYWSVDSLRKWINDWKFDGAGLTAEQRALREKYAKILNVAKTEQAITQGAFFDLMYANSKNPYFNTHRQYAFMRKYRNEVVLIVVNFDKNEQTVRVKIPIEAFQILDFDDNKAAVQTDLLTGDTCISTLTTACPYQLVLPAYSGRILRFTYDK, from the coding sequence ATGAAACAAATGGATAAGATGGTCATTTATCAGGTATTTCCCCGTTGGTTCGGAAATTTGAGATCTTCGTTGGTGAAGAACGGCAGTAAAGATGAGAACGGAGTAGGTAAGTTCTCTGCCTTTTCGTCGACGGCACTGGCTAAGATCAAGGAGTTGGGCACTACGCATATCTGGTATACGGGAGTGATAGAACATGCTACCCAAACAGATTATACCGCTTATCAGATACGTAAGGATCATGCGGACGTGGTGAAAGGAAAAGCCGGTTCTCCTTACGCGATAAAAGATTATTATGATATAGATCCCGACCTGGCGGAAAATGTGCAGAACCGTATGAAAGAGTTCGAAGCGCTGGTGAAACGTACGCATGAGGCGGGTATGAAAGTAATCATTGACTTTGTGCCTAACCATGTGGCACGCGAGTATTATTCGGATGCGCGCATGTCGTATGTGGAAGACCTGGGTCAGCATGATAATACGACGAAAGGATTCGACCGTAATAACAATTTCTATTATATTCCGGGATGCCCGTTACACCTGTCGTTTGCCGATTCGCACGGCGAATATGATTATAGCGAGTTCCCGGCAAAAGTAACCGGAAATGACTGTTTCAGTCCTGCTCCCGGAAAGAACGACTGGTACGAAACGGTCAAACTGAATTACGGAGTGGATTATGTGAACGGACGGACCGGTTATTTCGACCCGATTCCGAATACCTGGACGAAGATGCTGGATATCCTGTTGTATTGGGCGGATAAAGGTGTGGACGGTTTCCGTTGCGATATGGCGGAAATGGTGCCGGTGGAATTTTGGAACTGGGTGATCCCGAAAGTAAAAGAAAAACATAAAGTGTGTTTTATTGCCGAGGTGTATAATCCGGCGGAGTATCGTAACTACATCTTTAACGGTCATTTTGACTATCTGTATGATAAAGTGGGCTTATACGATACGGTGCGTGCGGTTATGTGTAACCAGGCTCCGGCAAGTAATATCTCTTACTGCTGGCAAGGGCTGGAAGGTATCCAGTCGAATATGCTGAATTTCCTGGAAAACCATGACGAACAGCGTGTTGCATCTTATTTCTTTGCAGGCGATGCCCGCCCGGGTATTCCCGGTATGATCGTATCGGCGATGATGAATACGAATCCTGTCATGATCTACAGCGGTCAGGAACTGGGTGAACCGGGCATGGACGAGGAGGGTTTCAGCGGACGCGACGGTCGTACGACGATATTCGATTACTGGAGCGTCGATAGTTTGCGTAAATGGATTAACGACTGGAAGTTCGACGGTGCCGGCTTAACGGCTGAACAGCGTGCCCTGCGCGAAAAGTACGCTAAGATACTGAATGTGGCGAAGACAGAACAGGCGATCACACAGGGGGCTTTCTTCGATTTGATGTATGCCAACTCGAAAAATCCGTATTTTAATACGCACCGGCAGTATGCTTTTATGCGTAAATACCGTAATGAGGTCGTGCTGATTGTCGTTAATTTTGATAAGAATGAACAGACCGTACGAGTGAAAATTCCTATTGAAGCTTTTCAGATATTGGACTTTGACGACAATAAAGCGGCTGTGCAGACCGATTTGCTGACGGGAGATACTTGTATCAGTACGTTGACGACGGCTTGTCCGTACCAGCTGGTTTTACCAGCCTATTCCGGTAGGATACTGCGGTTTACGTATGATAAGTAA
- a CDS encoding ribose-phosphate pyrophosphokinase, with the protein MSAQTPFLVFSGTNSRYLAEKICNSLGCPLGQMNIQHFADGEFSVSYEESIRGRDVFLVQSTFPNSDNLMELLLMIDAAKRASAHSVIAVVPYFGWARQDRKDKPRVSIGAKLIADMLSTAGIDRLITMDLHADQIQGFFNVPVDHLYASSIFLDYIKGELPLDNLCIATPDVGGTKRASSYSKYLGLPMVICHKSRLRANEVAEMRIIGDVEGLDVLLVDDMVDTAGTITKAANLMMENGAKSVRAIASHAVMSDPASTRVDQSALTEMIFTDSIPYAKKCEKVKVLSVADMFAEAIRRVCSGESISSLYAI; encoded by the coding sequence ATGAGTGCACAAACTCCTTTCTTGGTGTTTTCGGGAACCAACTCCCGGTATCTTGCAGAGAAAATTTGCAATAGTCTTGGTTGTCCTCTGGGACAGATGAACATTCAACATTTTGCTGACGGAGAATTTTCAGTTTCTTATGAAGAATCTATCCGTGGCCGCGATGTGTTCCTGGTTCAATCGACATTTCCTAATTCGGATAATCTGATGGAATTGCTCCTGATGATTGACGCTGCTAAACGTGCTTCCGCACACTCTGTAATTGCTGTAGTTCCTTATTTTGGTTGGGCCCGTCAGGACAGAAAGGATAAACCCCGTGTATCTATCGGTGCGAAACTGATCGCTGATATGTTGAGTACAGCCGGTATCGACCGTTTGATTACGATGGACTTGCATGCTGACCAGATTCAGGGATTCTTCAATGTTCCTGTCGATCACTTGTATGCTTCTTCTATCTTCCTGGATTATATCAAGGGTGAACTGCCTTTGGATAACTTGTGTATCGCTACTCCTGACGTAGGTGGTACGAAACGTGCCAGCAGCTATTCCAAATATCTGGGATTGCCGATGGTTATCTGTCATAAGTCACGCCTGCGTGCCAATGAAGTTGCAGAAATGCGTATCATCGGTGATGTGGAAGGTTTGGATGTCCTGTTGGTAGACGACATGGTCGATACAGCCGGTACGATTACGAAAGCTGCTAACCTGATGATGGAAAACGGTGCTAAGTCGGTACGTGCGATTGCCAGTCATGCTGTCATGTCTGACCCGGCTTCTACCCGTGTAGATCAGTCTGCATTGACGGAAATGATCTTTACTGATTCTATTCCTTACGCAAAGAAATGCGAGAAGGTGAAAGTTTTGTCTGTTGCCGATATGTTTGCCGAAGCGATCCGTCGTGTTTGCAGTGGCGAATCTATCAGTTCTTTATATGCTATTTAA
- a CDS encoding winged helix-turn-helix domain-containing protein, which produces MFKELDPLLHSQLRLAVMSILLSVEEAEFVYLKEKTQATAGNLSVQIDKLSEAGYIEVEKSFVGKKPRTTCRITAAGRQAFENYVNALKDYIG; this is translated from the coding sequence ATGTTTAAAGAACTAGATCCGTTACTTCATTCACAATTGCGGCTTGCCGTGATGTCCATCCTCCTTTCGGTCGAGGAGGCTGAATTCGTCTATCTGAAAGAAAAGACACAGGCTACGGCGGGGAACCTAAGTGTACAGATAGACAAACTGAGCGAAGCCGGTTATATAGAAGTAGAAAAGAGCTTTGTCGGAAAGAAACCCCGTACGACCTGCCGGATAACAGCCGCAGGACGGCAGGCTTTCGAGAATTACGTAAACGCCCTGAAAGATTACATCGGATAA
- a CDS encoding 2TM domain-containing protein, with protein sequence MEATVNSNKKNNSFPAQLKMNILRYIVICSFLAVVNYVTTPHYWWVLWVIAGWGINLILEIVCHYMIKEEREEDCPTNDINVKSTCYKQQ encoded by the coding sequence ATGGAAGCAACAGTAAACTCAAACAAGAAAAACAATTCATTTCCAGCACAGCTGAAGATGAACATCCTCCGCTATATCGTTATATGCAGCTTTTTAGCAGTAGTAAATTATGTCACAACCCCACATTACTGGTGGGTTCTATGGGTAATTGCCGGCTGGGGCATCAATCTGATATTGGAGATAGTTTGTCATTACATGATCAAAGAAGAGCGAGAAGAAGACTGTCCGACAAATGACATTAATGTAAAATCAACCTGTTACAAACAACAATAA
- a CDS encoding type II toxin-antitoxin system YafQ family toxin — protein MKYSARYSNKFKKDMKRCEKRGYNTHLLRDAISLLCETGTLPPFVSPTQIKRQIRRSVGMSYKSNQIG, from the coding sequence ATGAAATACAGCGCTCGTTATTCCAACAAGTTTAAAAAGGATATGAAGCGCTGTGAAAAACGTGGATACAATACTCATCTTTTACGTGATGCAATATCCTTATTATGTGAAACCGGAACTCTCCCCCCCTTCGTATCACCCACACAAATTAAGCGGCAAATACGAAGGTCTGTGGGAATGTCATATAAATCCAATCAGATAGGATAG
- the mnmA gene encoding tRNA 2-thiouridine(34) synthase MnmA — MEIAALVSGGVDSSVVVHQLKEAGYDPTIFYIRIGMEDKDGYIDCPAEEDIEITSYIARKYGCRMEVVSLHDEYWDKVVSYTIDSVKRGLTPNPDMMCNKFIKFGCFEEKWGKDFDKIATGHYATTTEIDGKVWLSTAKDPVKDQTDFLGQITRLQIRKLMFPIGHLMKSEVRAIAAEQKLPSAMRKDSQGICFLGKINYNDFIERYLGKRVGKIVELETGKVLGKHNGYWFHTIGQRKGLGLSGGPWFVIKKDIKRNIIYVSNGYDPETQYGKTINLHGFDFITEDPWGEFTDEKEITFKIRHTPDFTPGRIRRIGDLYRIESENKIQGIAPGQYGVVYDKDHRLCLGSGMIIDEEK; from the coding sequence ATGGAAATAGCAGCATTAGTATCAGGAGGTGTGGACAGCTCTGTAGTTGTCCATCAGTTGAAGGAGGCAGGATACGATCCTACCATCTTCTATATCCGTATCGGTATGGAAGATAAAGACGGATATATCGACTGCCCTGCCGAAGAAGACATAGAAATAACATCTTACATAGCCCGCAAATACGGTTGCCGCATGGAAGTGGTATCCCTGCATGACGAATACTGGGACAAGGTGGTCAGCTACACGATCGACTCGGTAAAACGCGGCCTCACTCCCAACCCGGACATGATGTGCAACAAATTTATCAAGTTCGGCTGCTTCGAAGAGAAATGGGGAAAAGACTTCGATAAGATCGCAACCGGCCATTATGCCACAACGACCGAGATAGACGGCAAAGTATGGCTTTCTACCGCCAAAGATCCGGTGAAAGACCAGACCGACTTCCTCGGACAGATCACCCGTCTGCAAATCCGGAAGCTGATGTTCCCGATCGGCCACCTGATGAAATCCGAAGTACGCGCCATCGCCGCCGAACAGAAGTTGCCCAGCGCCATGCGTAAGGACAGCCAGGGTATCTGTTTCCTCGGCAAAATCAACTATAACGACTTTATCGAACGTTACCTGGGAAAACGTGTCGGCAAGATCGTCGAACTGGAAACGGGTAAAGTCTTAGGTAAACACAACGGTTACTGGTTTCACACGATCGGACAGCGCAAAGGTCTCGGATTGAGCGGCGGTCCCTGGTTCGTTATCAAGAAAGATATCAAACGCAATATCATCTACGTCTCCAACGGCTACGACCCGGAAACACAATACGGCAAAACAATCAACCTGCACGGTTTCGACTTCATCACCGAAGACCCGTGGGGAGAGTTTACCGACGAGAAGGAAATCACCTTCAAAATCCGCCATACACCGGACTTTACCCCGGGACGTATCCGCCGTATCGGAGATTTGTATCGTATCGAGTCCGAGAACAAAATACAGGGAATTGCCCCCGGCCAGTACGGTGTTGTCTACGACAAAGACCACCGTCTCTGCCTGGGTAGCGGTATGATAATCGACGAGGAAAAATAA
- a CDS encoding dipeptidyl-peptidase 3 family protein, whose translation MRNTIVSFMTAMALTACAGPKENKGQAPQEDFNYVVDQFADLQILRYQVPGFESLSLKQKQLLYHLSQAALMGRDIFFDQNCRYNLPIRRTLETIYTTYKGNREDAQFKALETYLKRVWFSSGIHHHYAEDKFVPGFTPEFFKSCLEQVDVANLPLREGQTLEQFVAEISPVIFDPSVLAKRTVQSGDQDLILASANNYYGGGVTEKEVEGFYSAMKAGKDTITPISYGLNSRLVKENGKIVEKVWKVGGLYSAAIEQIVGELQKAVPFAENDAQKAIIEKLIEYYQTGDLKTFDAYSILWVEDTTSDVDFVNGFIETYGDPLGMKASWESTVNFINKEATKRTKIISDNAQWFEDHSPVDKRFKKEKVKGVSAKVITVAMLGGDCYPATPIGINLPNADWIRRDHGSKSVTIENITEAYDKASQGNGFSEEFVWSDVEREALKKYGFITDNLHTDLHECLGHGSGKLLPDTESGALKAYDSTLEETRADLFGLYYLGDSKLVELGLVPDAEAYKAEYYKYIMNGLMTQLVRIEAGKNVEEAHMRNRQLIAKWAYENGKADNVIEYKKRDGKTYVVVNDYEKLRTLFGTLLAEVQRIKSEGDFAAGKKLVEDYGVKVDQALHDEVLARYAKLNLAPYKGFVNPVMKEVKNDNGEVTDIVLDYTEGYTDQMLRYSNDYSFLPSYND comes from the coding sequence ATGAGAAATACAATAGTATCGTTTATGACAGCAATGGCATTGACTGCTTGTGCTGGTCCGAAAGAAAATAAAGGACAGGCACCGCAGGAGGATTTTAATTATGTGGTAGACCAGTTCGCCGACCTGCAGATTCTTCGTTATCAGGTTCCCGGATTCGAGTCTCTTTCATTGAAACAAAAACAGTTATTATATCATTTGTCGCAGGCTGCGCTGATGGGGCGTGATATATTCTTTGATCAGAATTGTCGCTATAACCTGCCGATCCGTCGCACGCTGGAGACGATTTATACAACGTATAAGGGCAACCGGGAAGATGCGCAGTTCAAGGCGCTGGAGACTTACCTGAAACGGGTGTGGTTTTCAAGCGGCATCCATCATCATTATGCAGAGGATAAGTTTGTTCCCGGATTTACACCTGAGTTTTTCAAGAGTTGTCTGGAACAGGTAGACGTGGCTAATCTTCCTTTACGTGAAGGGCAGACACTGGAGCAGTTTGTCGCTGAGATATCTCCGGTGATCTTTGATCCGTCCGTATTGGCGAAACGTACCGTGCAGAGCGGTGATCAGGATCTGATTCTGGCATCCGCCAATAATTACTATGGCGGAGGTGTTACCGAGAAAGAGGTGGAAGGCTTTTATTCTGCCATGAAAGCGGGAAAAGATACTATCACCCCGATTTCTTACGGTTTGAACAGTCGTTTGGTGAAAGAGAACGGAAAGATCGTTGAGAAGGTGTGGAAAGTCGGCGGTCTTTATTCGGCAGCCATCGAACAGATAGTCGGCGAGTTGCAGAAAGCCGTGCCTTTTGCCGAGAACGATGCACAGAAGGCGATCATCGAAAAACTGATCGAATACTATCAGACGGGCGATCTGAAGACGTTCGATGCTTATTCCATCCTTTGGGTGGAAGACACGACATCGGATGTGGACTTTGTAAACGGCTTTATCGAAACCTACGGCGATCCGCTGGGAATGAAGGCTAGTTGGGAATCTACCGTGAACTTTATCAACAAGGAAGCGACAAAGCGTACAAAGATTATCAGCGACAACGCACAATGGTTTGAAGACCATTCCCCGGTAGACAAACGTTTCAAAAAAGAAAAGGTGAAAGGTGTAAGTGCCAAGGTGATTACCGTCGCCATGCTGGGAGGCGATTGCTATCCGGCAACTCCGATCGGCATCAATCTGCCGAATGCAGACTGGATACGCCGCGACCACGGTTCGAAATCAGTTACTATCGAGAATATAACGGAAGCCTACGATAAGGCTTCGCAAGGCAACGGTTTTAGCGAAGAGTTCGTTTGGAGTGACGTTGAACGCGAGGCGTTGAAGAAATACGGATTTATCACGGATAATTTACATACGGATTTGCACGAATGTCTGGGGCATGGTTCCGGTAAACTGTTGCCGGATACGGAATCCGGAGCCTTGAAAGCCTACGATTCTACACTCGAAGAAACTCGTGCCGACCTGTTCGGATTGTATTATCTGGGTGATTCGAAATTGGTGGAATTAGGTTTGGTGCCGGATGCAGAAGCTTATAAAGCAGAGTATTATAAGTATATCATGAATGGCCTGATGACACAACTTGTCCGTATCGAAGCCGGTAAGAATGTGGAAGAAGCCCACATGCGTAACCGCCAGTTGATTGCCAAATGGGCCTACGAAAACGGCAAAGCCGATAATGTGATCGAATATAAAAAACGTGACGGCAAAACATACGTCGTTGTAAACGATTACGAAAAACTCCGTACCCTCTTCGGTACATTACTGGCAGAGGTACAGCGCATCAAGAGCGAAGGCGATTTTGCCGCCGGAAAGAAGCTGGTGGAAGATTATGGCGTAAAAGTAGATCAGGCATTACACGACGAGGTACTTGCCCGTTATGCCAAACTAAACCTGGCGCCTTACAAAGGTTTTGTGAACCCGGTTATGAAAGAAGTGAAGAACGATAACGGAGAAGTGACCGATATCGTCCTCGATTATACCGAAGGCTACACGGACCAGATGCTTCGTTACAGTAACGATTATTCATTCCTCCCATCTTACAACGACTAA
- a CDS encoding DNA alkylation repair protein, whose translation MLQDQLREIRTQLRMAMNGITSTSMREKGINYKLNFGVPLPEIKQIAAMHEPGSELAAALWKEDIREFKILASMLQPADDFPFDQAKQWVKEIPYLEIAEQCSRNLFCKLPYVDNLLLGLIFNVEDEYARTVAYLIWAELFKEGKTVVAPVRAAFIVECMRSIAWPDFGATWKEKQAAVKAMKFYGRQSADHARQMLSGFDEFPEFMETPEGQEIYNDLKFEFEYYS comes from the coding sequence ATGTTGCAGGACCAATTAAGAGAAATAAGAACCCAGCTCCGCATGGCAATGAATGGTATTACATCCACCAGCATGCGCGAGAAAGGGATAAACTATAAACTGAACTTCGGTGTTCCTCTGCCCGAAATAAAGCAGATTGCCGCTATGCACGAACCCGGTTCGGAGCTGGCAGCGGCTCTGTGGAAAGAAGATATCCGTGAGTTCAAGATACTGGCATCCATGTTACAGCCTGCGGATGATTTTCCTTTCGATCAGGCAAAGCAATGGGTGAAAGAAATACCCTATCTGGAAATCGCGGAACAATGCAGCCGTAATCTGTTTTGCAAGTTGCCTTATGTCGATAACCTTCTTTTGGGATTAATCTTCAATGTGGAAGACGAGTATGCCCGTACGGTGGCCTACCTGATTTGGGCGGAACTGTTCAAGGAGGGGAAAACGGTAGTTGCACCGGTAAGAGCCGCATTTATTGTGGAATGTATGCGTTCTATTGCCTGGCCCGACTTCGGCGCTACCTGGAAAGAGAAGCAGGCAGCTGTAAAAGCAATGAAATTTTACGGTCGCCAGTCTGCCGATCATGCCCGGCAAATGTTAAGTGGTTTCGATGAGTTTCCGGAGTTCATGGAGACACCGGAAGGACAGGAAATATATAATGATTTAAAATTTGAATTTGAATATTATAGCTAA
- a CDS encoding Fur family transcriptional regulator has translation MDEKKYIEMKQSFTEYLTEKKLRKTEERYAIFECICRFSGHFDMYSLQEKLEETNFHVSKATLYNTLDVLEDGGLIVRHQLNAQSVQYELRALAETHLHLICMKCGAIREMKDSMLKKDVNNLKISRFTPEFHALYIYGICSKCKFKLQQKNGK, from the coding sequence ATGGATGAAAAGAAGTACATAGAGATGAAGCAGTCGTTTACGGAGTATCTGACTGAGAAAAAACTACGAAAGACGGAGGAAAGATATGCTATATTTGAATGCATATGTCGTTTCTCGGGTCATTTCGACATGTACTCACTCCAGGAAAAACTGGAAGAGACGAACTTCCATGTGAGCAAGGCAACGCTTTACAATACGCTGGACGTGCTGGAAGACGGTGGCCTGATCGTGCGGCATCAACTCAACGCCCAATCGGTTCAATACGAACTCCGGGCTTTGGCGGAAACGCATCTTCATCTGATCTGTATGAAGTGCGGGGCGATCCGGGAAATGAAAGACAGTATGCTGAAAAAGGATGTCAACAATCTGAAGATATCCCGTTTCACACCTGAGTTTCATGCGTTGTATATTTATGGGATATGCAGTAAATGCAAGTTCAAGCTTCAGCAGAAGAATGGTAAATAA
- a CDS encoding adenylosuccinate synthase, with translation MKVDVLLGLQWGDEGKGKVVDVLTPNYDVITRFQGGPNAGHTLEFNGEKYILRSIPSGIFQGGKVNVIGNGVVLDPLLFKQEAEALAASGHDLTKQLCISKKAHLILPTHRMLDAAYEAAKGSGKIGTTGKGIGPTYTDKISRNGLRVGDLLHNFDEKYAAAKARHEAILKSLNYSYDIKELEAQWFEALEYLKQFNLIDSEHVVNNYLKDGKSVLAEGAQGTMLDIDFGSYPFVTSSNTICAGCCTGLGVSPRNIGEVYGIFKAYCTRVGSGPFPTELFDETGDQLCTLGHEFGSVTGRKRRCGWIDLVALKYAVMINGVSQLIMMKSDVLDSFETIKACVAYKINGEEVTEFPFEIDDTIEPVYVELPGWKTDMTKMQSEDEFPEEFNAYLSFLEEELGVPVKIVSVGPDREQTIIRYTEE, from the coding sequence ATGAAAGTAGATGTTTTATTAGGATTGCAATGGGGTGACGAGGGCAAAGGTAAAGTTGTCGACGTGCTGACTCCGAATTACGATGTAATCACTCGTTTTCAGGGAGGTCCCAATGCAGGACACACATTGGAGTTTAACGGAGAAAAGTATATCCTTCGTTCTATTCCGTCAGGTATTTTCCAGGGTGGAAAAGTGAATGTAATCGGTAATGGCGTCGTTCTCGACCCGTTATTGTTTAAGCAGGAAGCCGAAGCGCTTGCTGCCAGTGGTCACGACCTGACCAAACAACTTTGTATTTCCAAGAAGGCACACCTGATCCTGCCTACCCACCGTATGCTGGATGCTGCTTACGAAGCGGCTAAAGGTTCAGGTAAGATCGGTACGACCGGTAAAGGTATCGGCCCGACATATACAGACAAGATCAGCCGTAACGGTCTCCGAGTAGGTGACTTGCTGCATAACTTCGATGAAAAATATGCTGCTGCCAAAGCACGTCACGAAGCAATCCTGAAATCACTGAACTATTCTTATGATATCAAGGAATTGGAAGCTCAATGGTTTGAAGCTTTGGAATATCTGAAACAATTCAACCTGATCGACAGCGAACATGTGGTAAACAACTACCTGAAAGACGGTAAGTCTGTTTTGGCAGAAGGCGCACAGGGAACTATGCTGGATATCGACTTCGGTTCTTATCCGTTCGTTACTTCTTCGAATACGATCTGTGCCGGTTGTTGTACAGGTTTGGGCGTATCTCCGCGTAATATCGGTGAAGTATACGGTATCTTCAAGGCGTATTGTACACGTGTCGGCAGCGGTCCGTTCCCGACAGAGTTGTTCGATGAAACAGGCGATCAGCTTTGTACGTTAGGGCATGAGTTCGGCTCTGTAACAGGACGTAAACGTCGTTGCGGCTGGATCGACCTGGTAGCTTTGAAATATGCCGTTATGATTAACGGCGTAAGCCAGCTTATCATGATGAAGAGCGACGTGCTCGATAGCTTCGAAACGATCAAGGCTTGTGTGGCTTACAAGATCAACGGCGAAGAAGTAACGGAATTTCCGTTCGAGATCGACGATACGATCGAACCGGTATACGTTGAACTGCCGGGTTGGAAGACTGACATGACAAAGATGCAGAGCGAAGATGAATTCCCTGAAGAATTCAACGCTTACCTTTCCTTCCTGGAAGAAGAGTTGGGTGTTCCCGTTAAAATCGTGTCAGTAGGACCTGACCGTGAACAGACAATTATCCGGTATACGGAAGAATAA
- a CDS encoding zinc metallopeptidase, which produces MSMYWIIFIGFALLSWLVSSRLKNKFEKYSKIPMPNGMTGKDVAEKMLHDNGIYDVKVISTPGHLTDHYNPANQTVNLSESVYYSNSIAAAAVAAHECGHAVQHATSYAPLKMRSALVPVVSFASNIMTWVLLGGMLLIHQFPQLLLFGIILFASTTLFSFITLPVEINASQRALVWLSSAGITNVSTHGMAEDALRSAAYTYVVAALGSLATLLYYIMIFLGGRSRD; this is translated from the coding sequence ATGAGCATGTATTGGATTATATTTATTGGTTTTGCCTTGTTAAGCTGGCTGGTATCTTCCCGACTGAAAAACAAGTTTGAGAAGTATTCTAAGATCCCTATGCCTAACGGTATGACCGGAAAGGACGTGGCTGAGAAGATGTTGCATGATAACGGCATTTACGACGTGAAGGTGATTTCTACTCCCGGACATTTGACAGACCATTACAATCCTGCAAATCAAACGGTGAATCTTAGTGAATCGGTATATTACAGTAATAGTATTGCTGCGGCAGCCGTTGCAGCCCATGAATGCGGTCATGCGGTACAGCATGCCACTTCGTATGCTCCGCTGAAGATGCGGTCGGCATTGGTTCCGGTGGTCAGCTTCGCTTCGAATATCATGACGTGGGTGTTGCTGGGCGGTATGTTGCTGATCCATCAGTTCCCGCAGTTGCTGCTGTTCGGTATCATTCTGTTTGCATCGACGACATTGTTCAGCTTTATCACGTTGCCGGTCGAGATCAATGCCAGCCAGCGTGCGTTGGTTTGGTTGAGTAGTGCCGGTATAACGAATGTCAGTACGCATGGAATGGCGGAAGATGCTTTGCGTTCTGCTGCTTATACCTATGTGGTGGCTGCTTTAGGTTCGTTGGCTACATTATTATATTATATAATGATCTTCCTGGGCGGAAGAAGCCGTGACTAA